The following proteins come from a genomic window of Microbacterium lemovicicum:
- a CDS encoding ATP-dependent helicase: MGESVAGRHEADVRMPVAAASGVVHDEAQHAVITLPASASGVVVGAPGTGKTRTLVARVAELVASGVDPDAVLVLTPSRQTATALRDRLALAVGRATSGALARSVASFAFQLVRGAEVNAGNEPPQLLTGGDEDQILQDLLSGDADDEAAGGTSRWPDWLGASIRSTRGFRGDLRAFLAECTTLGIEPPRLRALGESLDLPAWVSLASFAEEYLQVRADMRGAHRDAAGLVREALGLLRHAPAGSPVVAAFDRLRVVLVDDAQELTLGGVELIEASAARGAAVIAFGDPDVGAGAFRGATPENFARVTRALGAVHVLPVSHRGTTAQADLLREVTQRIGAVGLVSHRRPPSGAPVDGTVRALTLRSASEEYDVIARLLRERHVRDGVPWSQCAVIAHDTRQVSALEAELTAREVPARASGPGRELGALRPARDLLRLLELGMRDSATWTPDELTDALLGTCGGMDPIEVRRLRTALRHAELAADGERAGRELLASAMAQPLEFDLIDTREARRAARMARALGLVARRAAEGATAHELLWTAWEECRLQRPLVEAAAGSGPLAEQAHRDLDAVVALFESAKRFVERGTDADPRVFVRGLLDSDVAEDRLSAPPPQQSVRILTPAGALGTEFDTVVVAGVQDGVWPNTRLRGSLLETWRLADAAVRDDAPAPGVLDRRRAAMHDELRLLARAVSRARAQLIVTAVDDDDTGPSPFFELLPTAESAGRDMEHPLSLRGTVARHRRALTDPSSPARVRERAASQLALLSDAAVPGAHPLDWYGVAGPTSTAPLRDLDREDVRVSPSRLHALEECELNWVIGDLGGDPGNTTAGIGTIIHAALEHAAGSDEESLWREVESRWGQLAFEAPWRDRAEQARARDLVRRLHLYLRRFEHAGGTLIGAEPHFEVPIAVEGAEDHEHGVVLSGYIDRVELTPEGTVLILDLKTGKREPQTDAKVADNPQLAAYQLAFESGAIPEAAGLPPAGAALLVLRPTAASKDYVIPHQPPFDPERRDAFLGRVQDAVTVMRGLRFRAPFEEHCRDDHSYGLCRIHTISAVSAS, from the coding sequence ATGGGGGAGAGCGTCGCCGGGCGTCACGAGGCAGACGTCCGGATGCCGGTGGCCGCGGCATCCGGAGTCGTCCACGACGAGGCGCAGCACGCCGTCATCACGCTGCCGGCCTCGGCGTCGGGGGTCGTGGTCGGCGCTCCGGGCACGGGTAAGACCCGCACACTGGTCGCCCGCGTGGCGGAGCTCGTGGCATCGGGTGTCGACCCCGACGCGGTGCTCGTGCTGACCCCCTCGCGGCAGACCGCGACGGCGCTGCGCGACCGGCTGGCACTCGCGGTGGGGCGGGCGACGTCCGGTGCGCTGGCGCGGTCGGTGGCGTCGTTCGCGTTCCAGCTCGTACGCGGCGCGGAGGTGAACGCCGGCAACGAGCCGCCGCAGCTGCTCACCGGCGGCGACGAGGACCAGATCCTGCAGGACCTCCTGTCGGGCGACGCCGACGACGAGGCGGCGGGGGGCACGAGCCGGTGGCCGGACTGGCTCGGCGCCTCGATCCGCTCGACGCGCGGATTCCGCGGCGACCTGCGGGCCTTCCTGGCCGAGTGCACGACGCTCGGCATCGAACCGCCGCGGCTGCGCGCGCTGGGGGAGTCGCTCGATCTGCCCGCGTGGGTGTCGCTGGCGTCGTTCGCCGAGGAGTACCTCCAGGTGCGAGCCGACATGCGGGGCGCGCACCGCGACGCCGCGGGCCTCGTGCGCGAGGCGCTCGGGCTCCTGCGCCACGCGCCGGCCGGCTCGCCCGTCGTCGCCGCATTCGACCGGCTGCGGGTGGTGCTCGTCGACGACGCGCAGGAGCTCACGCTCGGGGGCGTCGAGCTCATCGAGGCCAGCGCCGCGCGCGGAGCCGCGGTGATCGCCTTCGGCGACCCCGACGTGGGGGCGGGGGCGTTCCGCGGCGCGACGCCGGAGAACTTCGCCCGTGTGACGCGCGCTCTCGGTGCCGTGCACGTGCTGCCCGTCAGCCACCGCGGCACGACCGCGCAGGCCGACCTGCTCCGCGAGGTGACGCAGCGGATCGGCGCGGTCGGCCTCGTGTCTCACCGACGACCGCCCTCGGGCGCCCCCGTCGACGGCACCGTGCGGGCGCTGACGCTCCGCTCGGCCTCGGAGGAGTACGACGTCATCGCGCGCCTGCTGCGGGAGCGCCACGTCCGTGACGGCGTGCCGTGGTCGCAGTGCGCCGTGATCGCCCACGACACGCGGCAGGTGTCCGCGCTCGAGGCCGAGCTCACCGCGCGCGAGGTGCCGGCGCGCGCCAGCGGGCCGGGGCGCGAGCTCGGCGCCCTCCGGCCGGCGCGCGATCTGCTGCGCCTCCTCGAGCTGGGCATGCGCGACTCCGCGACGTGGACGCCCGACGAGCTCACCGACGCCCTGCTGGGCACGTGCGGCGGGATGGATCCGATCGAGGTGCGCCGTCTGCGGACGGCTCTGCGTCATGCCGAGCTCGCCGCCGACGGGGAACGCGCCGGGCGCGAGCTGCTGGCCTCGGCCATGGCGCAGCCGCTCGAGTTCGACCTCATCGACACGCGGGAGGCGCGTCGCGCGGCCCGCATGGCGCGCGCTCTCGGGCTCGTCGCCCGCCGGGCGGCCGAGGGCGCCACGGCGCACGAGCTCCTCTGGACGGCGTGGGAGGAGTGCCGCCTGCAGCGGCCACTCGTCGAGGCCGCCGCCGGCTCCGGCCCGCTGGCCGAGCAGGCGCACCGCGACCTCGACGCCGTCGTCGCGCTCTTCGAATCGGCCAAGCGGTTCGTGGAGCGTGGCACCGACGCCGATCCGCGCGTGTTCGTCCGCGGCCTGCTCGACTCCGACGTGGCGGAGGATCGCCTGTCGGCCCCGCCGCCGCAGCAGTCCGTGCGCATCCTGACGCCCGCCGGCGCCCTGGGCACCGAGTTCGACACGGTCGTCGTGGCCGGCGTGCAGGACGGTGTGTGGCCCAACACCCGCCTGCGCGGCAGCCTGCTGGAGACGTGGCGGCTCGCGGATGCCGCGGTGCGGGACGACGCACCTGCCCCAGGTGTGCTCGACCGCCGCCGTGCGGCGATGCACGACGAGCTGCGGCTTCTGGCGCGTGCCGTCTCCCGTGCCCGCGCGCAGCTGATCGTCACCGCCGTGGACGACGACGACACGGGGCCAAGTCCGTTCTTCGAGCTCCTGCCGACGGCGGAGTCCGCGGGCAGGGACATGGAGCACCCGCTCTCGCTGCGCGGCACGGTCGCACGGCACCGTCGCGCCCTCACCGACCCGTCGTCGCCGGCGCGGGTGCGGGAGCGCGCGGCGTCGCAGCTCGCGCTGCTCAGCGACGCCGCGGTGCCGGGCGCGCATCCCCTCGACTGGTACGGCGTCGCCGGCCCCACCTCCACCGCGCCGCTGCGCGATCTCGACCGTGAAGACGTGCGGGTCTCGCCGTCGCGCCTCCACGCCCTCGAGGAGTGCGAGCTGAACTGGGTCATCGGCGACCTCGGCGGCGACCCGGGCAACACGACCGCCGGCATCGGCACCATCATCCACGCGGCGCTCGAGCACGCCGCCGGCTCGGACGAGGAGTCGCTGTGGCGCGAGGTCGAATCACGCTGGGGACAGCTGGCCTTCGAGGCGCCGTGGCGCGACCGTGCCGAGCAGGCGCGGGCGCGCGACCTCGTGCGTCGCCTGCACCTCTACCTGCGCCGCTTCGAGCATGCCGGCGGCACGCTCATCGGCGCCGAGCCGCACTTCGAGGTCCCGATCGCCGTCGAGGGCGCCGAGGATCATGAGCACGGCGTCGTGCTGTCGGGGTACATCGACCGTGTCGAGCTCACCCCCGAGGGCACGGTGCTCATCCTCGATCTCAAGACCGGCAAGCGCGAGCCGCAGACCGACGCCAAGGTGGCCGACAACCCGCAGCTCGCCGCCTACCAGCTGGCATTCGAGTCCGGCGCGATCCCCGAGGCGGCGGGACTGCCGCCCGCGGGTGCGGCGCTCCTCGTGCTGCGGCCGACCGCCGCGTCGAAGGACTACGTCATCCCGCATCAGCCGCCGTTCGACCCCGAGCGGCGTGACGCGTTCCTCGGACGCGTGCAGGACGCGGTGACCGTCATGCGCGGTCTCCGCTTCCGCGCGCCGTTCGAGGAGCACTGCCGCGACGACCACTCCTACGGCCTGTGCCGCATCCACACCATCTCGGCGGTGAGCGCCTCATGA
- a CDS encoding DUF3107 domain-containing protein, with product MEIRIGIAQTGRELSFETNEAAADVKKSVADALDAAATHVSFTDAKGNSYIVPTAGLAYIEIGTEESRRIGFVA from the coding sequence GTGGAGATCCGCATCGGCATCGCACAGACCGGCCGCGAGCTCAGCTTCGAGACGAACGAGGCCGCCGCCGACGTGAAGAAGTCCGTCGCCGACGCCCTCGATGCGGCCGCCACGCACGTGAGCTTCACCGACGCCAAGGGCAACTCGTACATCGTCCCCACCGCGGGACTCGCCTACATCGAGATCGGCACGGAGGAGTCCCGCCGCATCGGCTTCGTCGCCTGA
- a CDS encoding ferritin-like fold-containing protein: protein MVTWFWQRRPQGRVLTLRSRGEMSDTTRVDFEELAPEIDTFLGQAAYLQLGYFETLSELIASTPELAQKESLSRAAGAALTKHEELVALIRARGDDPTALMLPFREPLDAFRRATHGVRPQETMLSVHITAGMLDDFYLALSASYGDTGDRVAKILRGDDDRQAIVDIIGETISSDEQWRSLLALWGRRLVGDTLLIARAALRPATLAAAEEKKVEPVFTELMSAHSRRMDAMGLAA, encoded by the coding sequence GTGGTCACCTGGTTCTGGCAGCGACGCCCGCAGGGTCGTGTGCTCACCCTGCGCTCGCGCGGCGAGATGAGCGACACCACCCGCGTGGACTTCGAGGAGCTCGCGCCCGAGATCGACACCTTCCTCGGGCAGGCGGCCTACCTGCAGCTCGGCTACTTCGAGACGCTCAGCGAGCTGATCGCCTCGACGCCCGAGCTCGCGCAGAAGGAGTCGCTGTCGCGGGCGGCCGGTGCCGCCCTCACGAAGCACGAGGAGCTCGTCGCGCTCATCCGCGCGCGGGGCGATGACCCGACCGCGCTGATGCTGCCGTTCCGTGAGCCGCTCGACGCCTTCCGCCGCGCGACCCACGGCGTGCGCCCGCAGGAGACGATGCTGTCCGTCCACATCACGGCGGGGATGCTGGACGACTTCTATCTGGCGCTGTCCGCCAGCTACGGCGACACCGGCGACCGCGTCGCGAAGATCCTCCGCGGAGACGACGACCGCCAGGCGATCGTCGACATCATCGGCGAGACGATCTCCAGCGACGAGCAGTGGCGTTCGCTCCTGGCTCTGTGGGGACGACGGCTGGTCGGCGACACGCTGCTGATCGCGCGTGCGGCTCTCCGCCCCGCGACCCTGGCCGCGGCCGAGGAGAAGAAGGTGGAGCCCGTCTTCACCGAGCTGATGTCCGCGCATTCGCGTCGCATGGACGCCATGGGGCTCGCCGCCTAG